The following coding sequences lie in one Phaenicophaeus curvirostris isolate KB17595 chromosome 5, BPBGC_Pcur_1.0, whole genome shotgun sequence genomic window:
- the SYT13 gene encoding synaptotagmin-13 isoform X2 gives MVLSAPVIALGATLGTATSILALCGLTCFCKCKQPGKGLSEKDQEEDSGNIKPSVLQPVQQFNVKKTAEPVQPRALLKFPNIYGPKPVVTSPEIVNYTQYSLKTTEEPATGKHIGLDENRMKIEVNEELFVLPQNVSGVVKDVCVTEHLNPERAASCNQAPELHYSLVYDQQKAELRVALLEVMHGRMSGDQDTGCHCYILGTLVGKSGIAEAQTELKKKVLHTLWEEVLRFPLMEEEMAEGTLTLTLRNCDKFSRHSIVGELKLRLANVAESFGTAQWERLKIPEKEPPTGHGEVLLSISYLPAANRLLVVIIKAKNLHSKQLKDLLGNDVSVKVTLRHQSLKLKKKQTKRAKHKINPVWNEMIMFEVPHELLHASTVELEMLSQDGAGQSHVLGKCSLGLHVTGTERNHWEEMLRNPRRQIAMWHQLHM, from the exons ATGGTTTTATCTGCCCCTGTTATAGCCCTGGGGGCTACTTTAGGGACTGCAACAAGCATCCTTGCCCTCTGCGGTCTCACCTGCTTCTGCAAATGCAAGCAACCTGGGAAAGGACTGTCGGAAAAGGACCAAGAGGAGGACTCAGGAAACATTAAGCCCAGTGTGCTTCAGCCAGTCCAGCAA ttcaaCGTTAAGAAAACTGCAGAGCCAGTCCAGCCTCGAGCACTCCTGAAGTTTCCCAACATTTATGGCCCCAAACCAGTAGTAACTTCACCTGAAATTGTTAACTACACACAGTACTCCCTGAAGACAACAGAAGAACCAGCTACTGGAAAACATATTGGTTTGGATGAGAACAGGATGAAGATAGAAGTCAATGAAGAGCTGTTTGTTCTCCCTCAAAAC GTTTCAGGTGTAGTAAAGGACGTGTGTGTCACAGAGCACTTGAACCCCGAGAGGGCAGCCAGCTGTAACCAGGCCCCTGAGCTGCACTACTCCCTTGTGTATGACCAACAAAAAGCCGAGCTGCGTGTGGCCCTTCTGGAAG ttatgcATGGCAGAATGAGTGGGGACCAAGACACTGGCTGTCATTGCTACATACTGGGCACACTGGTGGGCAAGTCCGGTATTGCTGAGGCCCAGACAGAGCTGAAGAAGAAAGTGCTTCATACCCTCTGGGAGGAGGTCCTGAGATTCCCATtaatggaggaggagatggcagAGGGGACACTGACTCTAACCCTGAGAAACTGCGACAAGTTCTCCAGACACAGCATTGTGGGGGAACTCAAACTGAGGCTTGCTAATGTGGCAGAGTCATTTGGGACGGCACAGTGGGAAAGGCTAAAGATCCCAGAGAAG GAGCCACCTACGGGCCATGGGGAGGTTCTGCTCTCTATTAGCTACCTGCCAGCAGCTAACCGCCTGCTGGTGGTGATTATTAAGGCTAAAAATCTCCATTCCAAGCAGCTGAAAGATCTACTTGGCAATG ATGTTTCTGTCAAGGTGACACTGAGGCATCAGTCCTTGAAGCTGAAGAAGAAGCAGACCAAACGTGCAAAACACAAGATCAACCCTGTGTGGAATGAGATGATCATGTTTGAGGTGCCTCATGAGCTCCTGCATGCCTCCACTGTAGAGCTGGAAATGCTGAGCCAGGATGGTGCTGGGCAGAGCCACGTGCTTGGGAAGTGCAGCTTAGGCTTGCATGTCACAGGTACGGAGAGGAACCACTGGGAAGAAATGCTGAGGAACCCCAGGAGACAGATAGCCATGTGGCACCAGCTCCACATGTAG
- the SYT13 gene encoding synaptotagmin-13 isoform X1 yields the protein MVLSAPVIALGATLGTATSILALCGLTCFCKCKQPGKGLSEKDQEEDSGNIKPSVLQPVQQFNVKKTAEPVQPRALLKFPNIYGPKPVVTSPEIVNYTQYSLKTTEEPATGKHIGLDENRMKIEVNEELFVLPQNGEDLLAKGVILVSGVVKDVCVTEHLNPERAASCNQAPELHYSLVYDQQKAELRVALLEVMHGRMSGDQDTGCHCYILGTLVGKSGIAEAQTELKKKVLHTLWEEVLRFPLMEEEMAEGTLTLTLRNCDKFSRHSIVGELKLRLANVAESFGTAQWERLKIPEKEPPTGHGEVLLSISYLPAANRLLVVIIKAKNLHSKQLKDLLGNDVSVKVTLRHQSLKLKKKQTKRAKHKINPVWNEMIMFEVPHELLHASTVELEMLSQDGAGQSHVLGKCSLGLHVTGTERNHWEEMLRNPRRQIAMWHQLHM from the exons ATGGTTTTATCTGCCCCTGTTATAGCCCTGGGGGCTACTTTAGGGACTGCAACAAGCATCCTTGCCCTCTGCGGTCTCACCTGCTTCTGCAAATGCAAGCAACCTGGGAAAGGACTGTCGGAAAAGGACCAAGAGGAGGACTCAGGAAACATTAAGCCCAGTGTGCTTCAGCCAGTCCAGCAA ttcaaCGTTAAGAAAACTGCAGAGCCAGTCCAGCCTCGAGCACTCCTGAAGTTTCCCAACATTTATGGCCCCAAACCAGTAGTAACTTCACCTGAAATTGTTAACTACACACAGTACTCCCTGAAGACAACAGAAGAACCAGCTACTGGAAAACATATTGGTTTGGATGAGAACAGGATGAAGATAGAAGTCAATGAAGAGCTGTTTGTTCTCCCTCAAAACG GTGAAGACCTGCTTGCTAAAGGGGTTATTTTGGTTTCAGGTGTAGTAAAGGACGTGTGTGTCACAGAGCACTTGAACCCCGAGAGGGCAGCCAGCTGTAACCAGGCCCCTGAGCTGCACTACTCCCTTGTGTATGACCAACAAAAAGCCGAGCTGCGTGTGGCCCTTCTGGAAG ttatgcATGGCAGAATGAGTGGGGACCAAGACACTGGCTGTCATTGCTACATACTGGGCACACTGGTGGGCAAGTCCGGTATTGCTGAGGCCCAGACAGAGCTGAAGAAGAAAGTGCTTCATACCCTCTGGGAGGAGGTCCTGAGATTCCCATtaatggaggaggagatggcagAGGGGACACTGACTCTAACCCTGAGAAACTGCGACAAGTTCTCCAGACACAGCATTGTGGGGGAACTCAAACTGAGGCTTGCTAATGTGGCAGAGTCATTTGGGACGGCACAGTGGGAAAGGCTAAAGATCCCAGAGAAG GAGCCACCTACGGGCCATGGGGAGGTTCTGCTCTCTATTAGCTACCTGCCAGCAGCTAACCGCCTGCTGGTGGTGATTATTAAGGCTAAAAATCTCCATTCCAAGCAGCTGAAAGATCTACTTGGCAATG ATGTTTCTGTCAAGGTGACACTGAGGCATCAGTCCTTGAAGCTGAAGAAGAAGCAGACCAAACGTGCAAAACACAAGATCAACCCTGTGTGGAATGAGATGATCATGTTTGAGGTGCCTCATGAGCTCCTGCATGCCTCCACTGTAGAGCTGGAAATGCTGAGCCAGGATGGTGCTGGGCAGAGCCACGTGCTTGGGAAGTGCAGCTTAGGCTTGCATGTCACAGGTACGGAGAGGAACCACTGGGAAGAAATGCTGAGGAACCCCAGGAGACAGATAGCCATGTGGCACCAGCTCCACATGTAG
- the SYT13 gene encoding synaptotagmin-13 isoform X3 codes for MVLSAPVIALGATLGTATSILALCGLTCFCKCKQPGKGLSEKDQEEDSGNIKPSVLQPVQQFNVKKTAEPVQPRALLKFPNIYGPKPVVTSPEIVNYTQYSLKTTEEPATGKHIGLDENRMKIEVNEELFVLPQNGVVKDVCVTEHLNPERAASCNQAPELHYSLVYDQQKAELRVALLEVMHGRMSGDQDTGCHCYILGTLVGKSGIAEAQTELKKKVLHTLWEEVLRFPLMEEEMAEGTLTLTLRNCDKFSRHSIVGELKLRLANVAESFGTAQWERLKIPEKEPPTGHGEVLLSISYLPAANRLLVVIIKAKNLHSKQLKDLLGNDVSVKVTLRHQSLKLKKKQTKRAKHKINPVWNEMIMFEVPHELLHASTVELEMLSQDGAGQSHVLGKCSLGLHVTGTERNHWEEMLRNPRRQIAMWHQLHM; via the exons ATGGTTTTATCTGCCCCTGTTATAGCCCTGGGGGCTACTTTAGGGACTGCAACAAGCATCCTTGCCCTCTGCGGTCTCACCTGCTTCTGCAAATGCAAGCAACCTGGGAAAGGACTGTCGGAAAAGGACCAAGAGGAGGACTCAGGAAACATTAAGCCCAGTGTGCTTCAGCCAGTCCAGCAA ttcaaCGTTAAGAAAACTGCAGAGCCAGTCCAGCCTCGAGCACTCCTGAAGTTTCCCAACATTTATGGCCCCAAACCAGTAGTAACTTCACCTGAAATTGTTAACTACACACAGTACTCCCTGAAGACAACAGAAGAACCAGCTACTGGAAAACATATTGGTTTGGATGAGAACAGGATGAAGATAGAAGTCAATGAAGAGCTGTTTGTTCTCCCTCAAAACG GTGTAGTAAAGGACGTGTGTGTCACAGAGCACTTGAACCCCGAGAGGGCAGCCAGCTGTAACCAGGCCCCTGAGCTGCACTACTCCCTTGTGTATGACCAACAAAAAGCCGAGCTGCGTGTGGCCCTTCTGGAAG ttatgcATGGCAGAATGAGTGGGGACCAAGACACTGGCTGTCATTGCTACATACTGGGCACACTGGTGGGCAAGTCCGGTATTGCTGAGGCCCAGACAGAGCTGAAGAAGAAAGTGCTTCATACCCTCTGGGAGGAGGTCCTGAGATTCCCATtaatggaggaggagatggcagAGGGGACACTGACTCTAACCCTGAGAAACTGCGACAAGTTCTCCAGACACAGCATTGTGGGGGAACTCAAACTGAGGCTTGCTAATGTGGCAGAGTCATTTGGGACGGCACAGTGGGAAAGGCTAAAGATCCCAGAGAAG GAGCCACCTACGGGCCATGGGGAGGTTCTGCTCTCTATTAGCTACCTGCCAGCAGCTAACCGCCTGCTGGTGGTGATTATTAAGGCTAAAAATCTCCATTCCAAGCAGCTGAAAGATCTACTTGGCAATG ATGTTTCTGTCAAGGTGACACTGAGGCATCAGTCCTTGAAGCTGAAGAAGAAGCAGACCAAACGTGCAAAACACAAGATCAACCCTGTGTGGAATGAGATGATCATGTTTGAGGTGCCTCATGAGCTCCTGCATGCCTCCACTGTAGAGCTGGAAATGCTGAGCCAGGATGGTGCTGGGCAGAGCCACGTGCTTGGGAAGTGCAGCTTAGGCTTGCATGTCACAGGTACGGAGAGGAACCACTGGGAAGAAATGCTGAGGAACCCCAGGAGACAGATAGCCATGTGGCACCAGCTCCACATGTAG